In Thunnus thynnus chromosome 20, fThuThy2.1, whole genome shotgun sequence, a single window of DNA contains:
- the LOC137172238 gene encoding 5-hydroxytryptamine receptor 3A-like isoform X3: protein MRWRNEYISWDPKEFCGIDNVSLPSDILWKPDLTIEEMTEKDKAPPSPYLTINDKGDVEVQNDQVLVSTCRMHIYKFPFDIQSCNLSFKSVTHTAKDIRLQPSDNSSEATEWSREVMRTQYEWLFINMTVTTNNASDLVSQDIIVYTINMRRRSVLYIINFLLPVMFFLCLDLASFLISDSGGEKLSFKVTVLLAVTVLQLILNEILPSSSNRIPLIAVYCIGIFALMLLSLVETIFVMYLMEKDHVSQDNEADRDRSLSEDCRDKQGKVNFNNCKGDVHEWTKCVCVYDVSAGESPSERLPVAKEGNSSKRTEEYHALEKLSDELREMEKTLTLLLNSSKEEKCGYWTRVAKRVNRVFFILYVTVVSLFLILIFSNWSNP from the exons AGGTGGCGCAATGAATACATTTCCTGGGATCCAAAGGAGTTTTGTGGAATTGATAATGTTTCTCTTCCAAGTGACATTTTGTGGAAGCCAGATCTCACCATTGAAGAGAT GACAGAGAAGGACAAAGCCCCTCCAAGCCCTTATCTCACCATCAATGATAAAGGTGATGTTGAAGTTCAGAATGACCAGGTGCTGGTCAGCACCTGCAGGATGCACATTTACAAATTCCCTTTCGACATTCAGAGCTGCAACCTCTCTTTCaaatctgtcacacacactg CCAAGGACATTCGGCTCCAGCCAAGCGACAACTCTTCAGAGGCCACAGAGTGGTCTCGTGAGGTGATGCGGACCCAGTATGAATGGCTGTTCATCAACATGACAGTCACCACCAACAATGCCAGTGATTTAGTCAGCCAAGACATCATCGTTTACACT ATCAACATGCGGAGGCGATCAGTCCTCTACATCATTAACTTCTTGCTGCCCGTCATGTTCTTCTTGTGTCTGGACTTGGCCTCCTTCCTGATCTCGGACAGCGGGGGTGAGAAGCTGAGCTTCAAGGTCACTGTGCTGCTCGCTGTCACTGTGCTGCAGCTTATTCTCAATGAAATTCTGCCTTCCTCATCTAACAGGATTCCACTTATAG CGGTCTACTGCATTGGGATTTTTGCTCTGATGCTGCTCAGCCTTGTGGAGACAATTTTTGTGATGTATCTGATGGAGAAAGACCATGTATCGCAAGACAACGAGGCAGACAGAGACCGAAGCCTGAGTGAAGACTGTAGGGACAAACAGGGAAAAGTCAACTTCAATAACTGTAAAGGAG ATGTGCACGAATGgactaaatgtgtgtgtgtctatgatGTGTCTGCTGGTGAATCTCCATCTGAACGGCTGCCTGTGGCCAAAGAG gGCAACAGCAGTAAACGGACAGAAGAGTACCATGCCTTGGAGAAGCTCTCAGATGAGCTGAGGGAGATGGAGAAAACACTGACTCTGCTCCTCAACAGCAGCAAGGAAGAGAAGTGTGGCTACTGGACCAGAGTGGCTAAAAGAGTCAAcagagttttctttattttatatgtaacaGTGGTCAGCCTGTTCTTAATTCTTATCTTTTCAAACTGGAGCAATCCGTAG